The genomic stretch TCCGTGTTTAATTTCTTCTGCTGTCTGGGATCAGTGTGAAAACTAAACCAGGAGACAGtgggtttattttactgtttaacaatAAAGTCATCAGTGTAGAAGACAgtttatttcagcagctcctctaaAATCCTCCTGATTGTTGAACGTTTTCCTTCGTCCAGACTCCAAACTGTGAATGACCAACAGATGTTACTGAGCAGAAAGCAACACGTTTCAACCAGGAACCctgatcaggttttgttccTCTGAGACTTGCTGTAACGTCCTTGTATGAGGACTCAGAGTCTCAGGAGGATAAACCATCAGAGCTGCTGTCACTCAAACCTCGACTGCAGATcgtctcagtctgtctctgggAGCTGGAGACAGCGGTCAGCTGTTAATGGATGAGTAGACGCTCAGTGAGGTAATGTTAGCGTTGTTATCCCTTCATCCAACACAggtcagttgttgttgtttaacttTGTCTCTTCACTGTCGGCTGCAGACATTCGGTTTTAGTTTTAGCGTCTGTCGCTGGCTGTTGGGTTAGGAAGTGTTTGATTTGATGAAGCAGAGTTTTCTGTGAGTGGATCATTTAAAACACtgtgttcatttaaatgttCGAAACCAGAATCATGATCAGTGTTTGATTCATGGTGCAGAGAGTCTCCACAGGCAGCAGATGTGACGTTTCCTGAACGTTTCCTGGATAACGTTTCTGTCAGAGTGagaacagcaggaaacagtGAGAATCAGCTCTGTTAACGGGTGAGAGAGCTTCActgacctctgtctctctctctctctctctgttgtgttttggcTGATACTGACTGAAGCTGCTGACTGGAAACATTCACATCAGACTGTGTCAGCGGCCTGGTATCTGTGTGCTGTCAGCCCAGGCTTTTATTGATCTTCTATCAGTGGCTCTCTGCTGGGAAACTCACCtctgcttgttttctgtctcagtcgCACTGGGAACATTTTATTTCACCTGAGAGTGtaaacagcatttcagtttaCCTGAACGTCAGCAGTCCCATGTCAGACCTTTACAATAATATACgtttatattttaaaaggaAGGACTCTAGTACTTgtgaacctgggtcttatttactgatgtttttgggtgtaaaagaaaaaatatctggAATCAGTGCAGAACAGGGAACCAAGCCATcaccaacagagacagagctttttattaaagagaaagatccttttagtttaaccaggaACATTATCACTATCTCTATATGTACcactctctctgtaaatacctgttttaaagagtacggtctagacctgctctatatgaaaagtgccttgagatgactgttgttgtgatatggcgctatataaataaaaattgaattgaattacctctgtgttactgtgtggtacttttacttcagtaaagtatctgattacttgTTTCactacacagtaacacagacacactaacagatggaggcagtggtattccagcagctcctggttaaatccctgtttttgtcaatggagtctggtggtaaATGAGAGTACACTTTTCTTGAACgattccaaaggtttttgtcTCCATCAACCATTTATTCCCGAACACATTAGAAAATGAGGCTCAAGCCCAAAAATATCAGCATTATCTTAAGTTGTCTTGGCAACATATTGActatttattttccatcagaCATTTTGGCCGTTTATATTTGGATCACACGGTATCGACCGGCTGATGTAAAGTGTGGTGGAGGTATTTGACGTGGTTGTGTGCGGGGTCTGCTGCGACGTCTGTGAGAAATGTGTCTGGAAACAATCAAACCATGAGCGACAGAAACACTAATGTGGACGTAATAGGAAGCAAAGGTTGAGTTTGAGAtaaaaagttgtgttttataACAGGGAGGGTGCAGCGTGTGGAGCAGGTTCACAGCCATGTAAGGcagcagtgagtgagtgagcagcATAGTTGACGTGTGACAgcagactgctgctgtttgctctgaAAACACCGATTAAACACAACGTGGACTCTGAGTCTGGAATCACTGATGGCTGACTGAGAGTTCACACCGAGCATGCTCAGTGACAGGGACACAGTCCATCTGTGTGGTAATATAAGTGTCACTCAGTGTCCTGAAGCTCCAGAAATCCACTGAGAAACCGGaggaaactgaagctgcagaacttcattcacAATCCTCCCCATTCTAACTTTCAGGTGTGAAAGGTTCCTTGGACCATGGTCTTCACCAAAGGACTAAAATCTGGTCCAACCTAAAGAAGTGGTCTCGGTGTGGATCAAACTGAACCATGGATCGGTTCATTTGCAGAGTGAAAACAGTTCTTAGATGATTCAGACCAGTTACAGGAAGTTGAGGCtcatcaaacatttaaaaacagaagaagaaaaacaacaggaagtgaagcAAAACTGAGCCGAGGGAGAAAACGAGGAGATGAAATATTTAACTCTGATCAAAAGtcaacttgaaaaaaaaaagaataaaattgCTGAAACATTCAAGTTATTTGAACTGACAACGTGCCGTCtatgaaccaatcagagcacagagagacacagctcAGGTAGGTGACGACAGGTCGCAGATTTTTCAGGCGACGTTCTTTAGTTTGCTCAGAAAACTACAACAcgaaacaaaagcaaaacaaaagcatgAAGCCTGGTTCAGACTTTCAATATGAATTGATATTGATATAGAACACTGATCGGGTTTTAGCTCACACTGTTTACCCCAAAGCATCATGGAAACTGTAGGTCGTTCCAGTAAATGAAAGTTGAGCctgaaataaaaccacaactaaACTAAACTCACCTCTGAAAACTAAACTGAGCATCAGAAGGTGAAAATAATCTTGACTCTGGCAGAGTCTGTGTTTCGTCCTGATCAGGTCAGACATGCAGACAGTCACATGTTGGCGtgttcaaacacacatggtatttttgtcttcatGTCTGAAGATCATCACTTTTAAATCagttgtttttatgtcagtgatGTTTAAAAATCATCTGTTTAACATTTTACTAATAAATAACTGACTCATTTCTTCACGTGACTTCAGCTGAGTGTCATTTTAATATCAGTCTTTGTTTCTTCCTGACAGCAGGATGAGTGACGTCCGCTTGGCTTCAGCCTCCTCCCCTGTCTCCAAGGTAACCGGCCTGTCTCCAGGATGCAGTTCCCACGGCAGCGAACCCCCAGCCTTTGTCCTCCCTCCTCGCAATGCCCGGGTCACCCTGGGGGGAGACGCCCGACTGGAGGGGAAGGTGGGGGACGCTCTGTTTTAGGAATGGTTATCATgatatatcactaccagactccattaacaaaaacagggatttaaccaggagctgctggaataccactgcctccatctgttagtgtgtctgtgttactgtgtgacttttagtgctggaagaagtaatcagatactttactgaagtaaaagtaccacacagtcacacagacaaacaagtaACTCCATCCAgcttctgctcagtaaaatccctgtttttgtcaatggagtctagtagtgatatatagagatgtttctggatcttcctctttaataataacctctgtctctgtaggaatcctctcatcatgttttCAGACATTGAGAATAACAATCtaagtctgtcagagacaaaaacaagaactttagtggatgGACTTAAAAGATCAACGAGATCGAATCCAGACATTTACTGAGGAGGATGTGAAGAGAGGGATTAACATTTCTTCAGTCTTGTGACTGACTGCATCCTGATGTGAAGCAgtcaaccacaaacacacacacagacacacacacacattgttcattgttctgtttttcattgttgtattatgtctttgatgtgtgttttattctggTTTCACAGTTTTAACCCGTTAAAAACCAAATAACAATTCTCACACTATtagtctgaaaacacaaacttttatttcacagtttgacCTGAAGGCAACACGTCTCTGAGTCAGGCTCCACTTGCTGGCGAGAAGAGCGTTATATATTTATGATCCCACAGCGCCTGAATGCACCGTCGTAGCTGAAGCAGGGAGGCTGATGGCTCTGCAAGGCCTCATGGGAGTCGAGCTTAAAGTCATCAAGCAGTCAAAACATCTGTCCGccacatgctgcacacacacacacaacatgctgcTCTTTCTATAGTTGTGAGGACCCTCGTTGACATAATCCGTTCCATGACCCCCTAAACCTTAAACTTGACCTAAACCTGATTCTGACCTGAACCATGGAACCAGGTCTGAGCCCTCAGACGACTCTTTGAAGGTTGATAGGACTCTACACATTGATGAAATGTGTCCACACAAACATAGtaagacatgtacacacacacacacacgctgagaGCAGATGCAGTGAGTTTCAGGCTTTTTTCCTGAAACACTcaacatatttcacatttctccAGCGCTGACATGACCCtcactctgttttgtttctgtctcgcTCGACTGGAAGATCCGAGTCCGACTCGATGAGAACTCTGAGTTTGTTAAACCTGAGCTGAGGGGAAGTCCGACTCTCAGCTCCTGTCCACATCAAAGATCAGATCATCGTTAAAGTCGTCTAAGTTCAGCTGTTCTTTGGCTGTAGATACTTGACATTTCACCTCTCGTCCACGAGTCTTCCTCAGTTCTGACTGGCTGGTGGGGAGTCCGAGGTGTTTGACCTCTGTGGGGTTATTAAGGCCACTGATGGAACTTAGTTTGTCAGTGGAGTTTTTAGAGTCAGATGACTCTGCCTTTTCCTGCTGCTTGGTAGACAAAGCACCTGACCCCATTGCCCCAAGGCTCCAGGGGGATGCCCCAGTACCCTCCAGtcagttgaggtggtttgggcatGTGTTTAGTCCCTCTGGACTTGGCCAACTGGAAGGAGACCctggggtagacccagaactcactGGAGAACCAGAAGGAGCTGAAAACAGGGATGTCTGAAATACCCAGCCTGCTGTAACCATGACCTGACCCTGGACAGGAAGAAGGTCTCCATGGATCCACCTGACCCATGAACATGAACAGGTGCAGGTCGGGTTTTGTTCTATTACCATGAGTCCCGGGTCTGTTTAACACTATGGATAATACCAGAGTGGATCCAAGAAGACTCGACCATGGACAACATCGACCTTCATGCAGTCATCCTCCAAATGTAGGACAGCCTCCCTGAACACCTGATCTGGCCCCTCAGACTACTACCTCTTctccaagaagaagaaggtcaGTGGTCATCATTTGGACAGTGGTGATGATGACATCAACGCAGACAGAgcttaaacagaaaaaacacaaaggttgTCAGTTTCCAACTTTCTGGAGAATCACAGTTGAACTGTAGGTTGATGTAACAGAAGCTGTTGAACTTATCACTTTCTACCTTCACCCCTCgcacaaatacaaattatgACCCAGGGTCATAACAATTGATTAGGGACAAGCTTTCAGTCCGGTTCAGATTCAGGTAATGCATTTCTGGGTCTTTGTGAGTTCAGACATTCATTTGAACCCATGAAGACCTCTAACCTGTGCCTGCACTGAAACACTTACTGTACGTTACTGTAGTAGTTCCTGTATAAATAAGAAGACACATGATTGTTTCAGGTGCTGTGATTGGACCCTTCATGTCATGGTTGTTATGAAAGAATTATTATGACTGAGTCTGAGCTGGGACGTAATACACTGAACCCTGAGACCTCTGACCCCGAACAGGGGTTAGTCCACTACTAATCAAACACCTGTGCTGTGTCTTTCAGGTGCGTGGTCATCCTGAGCCTCAGGTCACATGGTACAGAGAGGGGAGGGCTGTGATTGGTGGAGAGCGCCGTGTTGTGGAGCAAGGTGGACGTGGCACCTTCAGTCTGGTGGTGGGCGGAGTCACAGAGGATGACCTGGGACGATATACCTGTCAGGCCACCAATCAGGCGGGCAGTCGACAGGTTACCGTGGAGATCCTTCTGGAAGGTAACGAATAGCCGTGGTACTAACACAGTGACAGATACTACTGCTAAAGCTACACTTCTACTTCTAACACTACTGCTTCTAACAGTACTACTTCCAACAATACCTCTACTTCTAACCATAGTACTCCCAACAATACATTTACTTCTAACAGGGTAGTTagttttacactgtaaaatatttccGGTAATTTTAACACCACCATTAATGCTGCAGTTTTTCCAAACATGACCTCAGTGATTTTCCCCATTAAACctactgtgtgtttgcatctgaaCTTAACGGCATCGTAAACAGCTCCACAGGAACTTCCTCTTTGTTAAACACATCCAGGCTGAGCTGGTGGGCAGGTTTTTACTGTCAGTAAACTGGACTCACATGAGCCACCAAACTGGATCAAGCCCTCCACAGTGAATATTACTGACTCCTGGGATGTAATGGACCTTAGTGCCCCACACCTGTGGTTAAACAAACTCACATTTACTGAGCTAATCCCCTGCTCAAACATCATCAGCTACCTCCTGAACCTTATCCTGAAATCATCAGTCAAATCTGTCATTAACAGTTTTTATTCGTCCATGCCAGCGACTGTTGTGGTGGGGGAAAGTTGTCTGTTGCCACTTTCTTGTCTCTGATGTGTTGTTGAACAGTTCTGTCCAAATGAAGTTGCCTTCTGCTGAAATCTTGTTTGGATTAAGATGGAAactgctctgctgcttctctaATGCTCTCATGTTTTTCCACCTGCAGAGGATTCTGGGAAGAAATATGGCCTCCGGTCCTCGGTGAAAACAGGGTGAGCTCCTCTTGTCCTGTACCTGTCCTCTGTGCTGAATAGAAACCCAGACAGATCGAAGAGTCGTAACTCCTCGTCAGTGTGTTGGGGGAGGAGACCTCCTGCTCTTTAAAACAGTCATGAGGATGATCGAGGATCCTTAAATCTGTCTCACTGGCCCCCCTTCCCCCAGTTGATGCTCCTGCCCTGATCACATTAGCAGATATACACTGTTGTTGCTCTCAgttattttcataataaaacTGGAGCACGTGTCAGGACGTGACCTCTTTTCTCTGAGGAGGGAAATCAGCAGTTTAAAGAGccagtcctgtgttttcattcccATAACCAGGGGAGTAGTTTCCTCTGAGTGACTGTCGCGTTTCCCATGATTCCAGGTGTCGGCCTGCGGTCCCAGCGGTGGAGAACAGGCCCAGTATTTGGGGCGAGAGTCCGCCAAAGTTCATCACAAAACCGAGCCGAGTGTTCGCCAAGCTGGGACAGAGTGGGAAGTTCTCCGCCAAGACAACGGGACGTCCACAGCCCCGGGTCACATGGTATAAGGTGGGAGGAGCTTAACtcagaaaacaggaagtcatcAGTTTATCCTGTTGAACAGCACataaacaataattaaaaaactcaaaaatcGCTCTTATTCAGAGAGTTACAACTCAGTCAAATCACAACTCACTGACATGAAACATGATTTAATGTAACCCACACTTCCTGAGGATATAATATCTCTGAACTGCAAATAAATGTCTATAAGTCTGCGTGGAAATAAAAGATTCTACGCACTGATGCTTAAAACTCTGTCCTGGAAactatgtttctgtttgtctaaGGGGGGCACCGAGGTCCAGTCCTGTGGGCGAGTCAGTATGTACGAGCGCTCTGGCCTTCATTTCCTGGAGATAAAGGAAGTGTGCATGGACGATGGCGGAAGTTACACGTGTTCGGTCACCAACGCCGCTGGTACAGCCACCGCCACTGCCGAGCTCCACATCCAGGGTGAGTTGACGGATCAGAGGTCGGGATCTTCTTCCATCGCTTTATCTGAAAGTTGTCTGATAATAAATGACAGAGGAGTTaatgtttctcctgctgtttcgCCTCCTCAGGTGCTCCTGATGACTCCTCCAGGTGAGTTCTTTCGTTTACCTACCCCATGATGTCTGAGGTAAACTGAGTGACTGTAcagatgttttacagtgtttaaatGCAGCTAAATGTGTCTTTATACACTGAGAGACAAACTCTGAACCACACAGTcaataacaaatatttaaaatttcattaaTTCAGACTTTTtagaatatttgtatttttctgttctgattgaaatacaatacatattaattaaattaatagtCTGATTAAGAAAAGTGTACTGTCAATCACTACCAGACttctttgacaaaaacatgaattttactgagcagaacacagcagctgctggaataccactgcctccatctgttagtgtgtctgtgttactgtgtgactttcagtggtggaagaagtaatcagatactttactggagtaaaagtaccacacagtaacacagactaACTAAGAgatcaaggcagtggtattctagttctgctcagtaaaatccctgttttcatcaatggagtctggtagtgatatatagagatgttactggttaaactaaaaggatcttcctctttaataaaaaagctctgtctctgtaggaatcctatccataatgttgtcagacacttagaataacagtctgagtctgtcagtggaagaaacaacaactttaGTGGACAGACTTTGACGTGGACGATTCATCAGTTCTGCACTGATTCCagagatttttgtccctatcaatcatttacacctaaaCACTTGGAAAATAAGACagaggttcaaaaataccagagtcaCTAAATGACCTGAATACAAAGAAAATCTGATCAGTCTGTAAAAACGTTTTTTTGTCAGAAGAGGTTAAAAActcttattgtttttttaatacttcCATATCAGTTACACCGCCAACAGGTTGGATTCAGTTCTGGCTAAAGTTGATCAGAGCCTGatccagacagaaatattttaacCTGGATTAAACTGTCTGACACGTTTCAGTGGATGATTTCCAGATTTAACGTGAGATTTTTCATTAGGATCGTCCTCCCATGTTGATTTAAGATGGAGGGTGAGACATCATAAATCTGAGATATGAAGCTCAGTGagtctgaatgaatgaacacagtGAGTCTGGGGGGCTGGGTAGGGGGACTGTCTGGATAAAAGAAAATCTTTGACCCAGTCTGTCTGGACCAGCTCTGAGGTAAAGGCCTGTTTGTGAAGGGCAGGGTCCTACACTGTGCCTGTTAGGACCAGGACTTCCTGCAGACTCAGATTCAGAGGCAGTGGAGCTCAGACTTTTCCATGTTTGTCTCCTCTGGAAATCAGATGTGGACGCCCCCCCCCGGCAGTTTTATTCCATTAGGTTTTTATCGAACTCcttaaaacaagctttggatATAAAGACGGTCTTTACTAATAGGAATATTCACATTTAGTCAAACTGTCcctttaacagcagcagaactctCTGTGATCAGCTCCAGGTGTCAGTGTATCATGGATGTTCAGACAACTctcactggatcactgtgatactgaagggAAATTAAAAACGGGAGGATTCTGAATGGagttctgcagcctctgatttCTCTGAGCTTTTTTCTGGATGGACATCAGAGATCCATCGGAGGGTTAGAGCTGCTTTTTCTTCCtgccaaaaaacagaaatatgaccAAGCGTTAAGGCTGTCCCACAAACATGTGAGCACTGGATCAACAGCAAAGACGACAACAAACATTTTGGtctacatttaaatgaaagGAAGGTTTCTGATACTGAtgcctcctcctgcaggactgatcctccTGAGACCACACAGACCAGGATGGTGGAAAGAGCTGATCCCAGCACCGAGGCAGGGCAGCCCAGACTCagggagaagcagcagcagcagcagagccccCTCCCTCAGTCTGGACAGGCAGCCTCCTCGAGAAGCAGCCCTTCCAAACAGCTCCCCCCAGTGGCTGAGAGAAGAACTGCAGCTGCTCCAGCTACAGTAATGATAAATATTATGATAATGTTATGTGTCATCTGTTCTCCACAGCCATGCAGCGAGttaaaccaacaaacaaattaaaccaGTAACAAGGAAACCTGCTGTCAAACTGCTGAGACTGTGACACAGATGAATTAATTTAGTAAACATacacaataaatcaaacacaataGAGTTGTGACATTGGAGTTGTTTCATATAAAAGTCCTCCCAATTTTTCCCCATAGACAGTGTTTACCTACACTCATACTGCCTTTTAAACATCaaatacagacatttaaaaacatatagaATGTATTTTTAACTCTTCCCTAAAACCAGGATGGTAACGTTACTTCATCAACAACAAGTTCATCTGAAACATCTTCCTCACCCTGCTAATCAATCAAGATCAATGGTAATGTCAAACATGTTTACTTATATCTGCTCCAGTGTTTAAATGCTATGTTAAATCGATAATGTGGTCATTTCAGTGCTAATGttaaaatgcattaaacaactttttttttgtcattctgagACAAAACCCTCAATCCACATTTGACTGGATGCATTTCTgaagttgttttctgtctgtctgcaggtccTGTCAGTCCTCAGTCCTGGTCCAGTCCAGACCGGATCAGTCCAGCAGTCATCAGCTGtttcagacagcagcaggtaCAGAAACAAATCAGACCTCTTTAAACacaaagctaatgttagctgttGTTAAGTTAGCTAACTAATATCACTAGTTAATGAATGGTAACTAATGATTTAAACCAAAAATCAAATACAATGTGTACACAATGATGAAGCTAAAACTAGTTAGCTCACTAACTAATGTTAGCATAGCGTTATAGCAGCTGTTATATTGAacagtcttttttaaaatatgttttcgGGTTGTccatttcaacaacaacatgagGGAGCTTCTATAAATTTGGTACAAgttacttttaattaaaaaacttGGAATTAAAGAcgaactgattagaatttggtggtcaaaggtcaaagtttgAGATCACAGTGACCTCATGTTCTTGTGAATGTGGTAATTCTCGTTTTGAACTGTGAATCATGGTAAGCGAGCTGGAAATACACATCATTCGTCCCTGATAATGCAAACGTGTCTGAGCTGTTCAGCTATGTGCTGTGTTTCAGAGCTGTCAGGAGGTCGGTGTCGGGGCCCAACTTGCGGTTCGAGGCCGTTCCTCTGGACCAGGAGGccacagagggaggacaggtGACATTCACCTGCCAAGGTAAATAAATCCttaaatctgaaatgatatgtTAAAGCTGCCGATCAGCCTATGAACAGGACACTCTGAACTAATGTAAGTTAGATTAAGATAAAAATCAGTTACTGTTGAAAGTGCTCATGCTGTTCAGTTGTTCAGGTGTTTAATACACTCAAAGGACAGGATCCTACACACAATCAGAACATCAGTATTCAAACTTACAACATATCCAGTAATAATGGAAACTATTCGAACGACAAATCAAAGGAAAAACCACCATCATCAGGTGTAATGACCATTTTCAGCCTGTAGAGGTCGACTTTACACTTCACCCTGAAGTGAAACATCCTGAACTCTCGCCTGCTCTCAGTCTCGTCCGTTGCCGTCGCCATGGTTACCTGGCTAAAGGACGACCGACCAGTGAGGATGGGACCAggtctgcagcagagaaaggaCGGGACCCGTCTCACCTTCTCcatggagagagtgagacagcTGGACCAGGGGACATACCGGTGTCAGCTGACCACAGCCGACGGACTGACGGTCGAGTCCAGAACATGGGCGCTCAGTGTCCACGGTAAGacctgtctatctgtctgtctgtcccatcTTTATctaaccatccatccatctgtctgctcccctctctccctcaggtGTGTCCCGACCCCCAGCCTTcgtcagcaggctgcaggacTGCTCAGTAACAGAAGGTCAGGTCTTCAGCCTTCAGGTCTCTGTGGAGGGAAAACCTGCCCCAACAGTCCGCTGGCTGATCAACGGTCAGTGACTTTATTTAACCTttacttcctgctgctgcatttatttattcatgtctCATCACAGCTGTAATTAAAATTAGGATCATTTATAAATGAAATAGATGAGAAAAGTGTTGGACTGAAACGTCCAGACGGGGGCAGCACAGACTCTGATGCTTCCTGTCCATCCTGACCGTCATGAAAcaccagagaggaaaaaaaaaacaaactgagggaAATTTATTTGAACCCTCTGctttatttacagtaacataACTTTATTGATACATCATGCAGAGACAAGCTGAGAGAACCAGCT from Lates calcarifer isolate ASB-BC8 unplaced genomic scaffold, TLL_Latcal_v3 _unitig_2135_quiver_1070, whole genome shotgun sequence encodes the following:
- the LOC108892243 gene encoding myosin light chain kinase, smooth muscle-like yields the protein MNQSEHRETQLSRMSDVRLASASSPVSKVTGLSPGCSSHGSEPPAFVLPPRNARVTLGGDARLEGKVRGHPEPQVTWYREGRAVIGGERRVVEQGGRGTFSLVVGGVTEDDLGRYTCQATNQAGSRQVTVEILLEEDSGKKYGLRSSVKTGCRPAVPAVENRPSIWGESPPKFITKPSRVFAKLGQSGKFSAKTTGRPQPRVTWYKGGTEVQSCGRVSMYERSGLHFLEIKEVCMDDGGSYTCSVTNAAGTATATAELHIQGAPDDSSRTDPPETTQTRMVERADPSTEAGQPRLREKQQQQQSPLPQSGQAASSRSSPSKQLPPVAERRTAAAPATVLSVLSPGPVQTGSVQQSSAVSDSSRAVRRSVSGPNLRFEAVPLDQEATEGGQVTFTCQVSSVAVAMVTWLKDDRPVRMGPGLQQRKDGTRLTFSMERVRQLDQGTYRCQLTTADGLTVESRTWALSVHGVSRPPAFVSRLQDCSVTEGQVFSLQVSVEGKPAPTVRWLIN